One Granulicella sp. 5B5 DNA window includes the following coding sequences:
- a CDS encoding PadR family transcriptional regulator has protein sequence MYKQFWFQSHDDDRERHSGCDHHGRHHGRFGGRGERGEHREHFDRGFGGGRERIFDSGDLQLIILDLLAKQPSYGYELIKAIEERMAGGYAPSPGVVYPTLTLLEERGFTEVVSSEGNRKVYGVTDAGKQELEANAARLREIGERIDRSGERFERLRSVQVMGAFRNLGEAVRTRMFRGNLTPEQIAKIAEAIDTAARAIDAV, from the coding sequence ATGTACAAACAATTCTGGTTCCAATCCCACGACGACGACCGTGAGCGCCACTCCGGCTGCGACCATCACGGACGCCACCACGGCCGCTTCGGCGGTCGCGGAGAGCGCGGCGAACACCGCGAGCACTTCGACCGCGGCTTCGGCGGCGGGCGCGAGCGCATCTTCGACTCCGGCGACCTGCAGCTCATCATCCTCGACCTGCTCGCCAAGCAGCCCAGCTACGGCTACGAGCTCATCAAGGCCATCGAAGAGCGCATGGCCGGTGGCTACGCACCCAGCCCCGGCGTCGTGTACCCCACACTCACCCTGCTCGAAGAGCGCGGTTTCACCGAGGTCGTCAGCTCCGAAGGCAACCGCAAGGTCTACGGCGTCACAGACGCAGGCAAGCAGGAGCTCGAGGCCAACGCCGCCCGCCTCCGCGAGATCGGCGAACGCATCGACCGCAGCGGCGAGCGCTTCGAGCGCCTTCGTTCCGTGCAGGTCATGGGCGCCTTCCGCAACCTCGGCGAGGCCGTCCGCACCCGCATGTTCCGCGGCAACCTCACTCCTGAGCAGATCGCCAAGATCGCCGAGGCCATCGACACGGCCGCAAGGGCCATCGATGCCGTCTAA
- a CDS encoding SDR family oxidoreductase, with translation MSEDRVALITGANKGIGQQIAKDLAGHGLTVLVGSRKLEAGETAAKGIGERAHAIQLDVTDAASIAAAAERIRREFGRLDVLVNNAGIVGEFVPGTSFADRLKFNIPSTAPLDSIRTVFETNVFGVIAVTQAMLPLLREAPAGRIVNIGSSVGSLTQASDPNHPYRSIFGAAYSPSKTALNAVTVAFSIELEKTNIKVNVVCPGYVATDLNDHQGHRTVEQGARQAVKMALIGPDGPTGTYTDEDGTVPW, from the coding sequence ATGTCGGAAGATCGCGTAGCCCTGATTACAGGAGCGAACAAAGGAATTGGACAGCAGATTGCGAAGGACCTCGCTGGGCATGGGTTGACGGTGCTGGTCGGGTCGCGCAAGCTTGAAGCGGGCGAGACGGCGGCCAAGGGGATCGGAGAAAGAGCCCACGCCATCCAGCTGGACGTCACGGATGCGGCCTCGATTGCTGCCGCCGCTGAACGTATTCGCAGGGAGTTTGGCCGGCTCGATGTGCTGGTGAACAATGCAGGCATCGTCGGAGAGTTTGTGCCAGGAACGTCCTTTGCGGACCGCCTGAAGTTCAACATTCCGAGTACTGCGCCGCTCGACTCCATCCGCACTGTTTTTGAGACGAACGTCTTTGGCGTTATCGCGGTCACGCAGGCGATGTTGCCGTTGCTCCGCGAGGCCCCGGCTGGCCGGATCGTCAATATCGGCAGCTCGGTTGGGTCTCTCACCCAGGCGTCTGACCCAAACCATCCCTACCGGAGTATCTTCGGGGCCGCGTACAGCCCTTCGAAGACAGCCTTGAACGCAGTAACGGTGGCGTTCTCCATCGAACTCGAGAAGACGAACATCAAGGTCAACGTTGTCTGCCCGGGCTATGTGGCGACTGATCTCAACGATCATCAGGGGCACCGCACGGTCGAGCAGGGCGCGCGTCAGGCGGTGAAGATGGCGCTGATCGGCCCGGATGGCCCGACCGGCACCTACACCGATGAAGACGGAACGGTGCCCTGGTAG
- a CDS encoding TetR/AcrR family transcriptional regulator — translation MKKEKTIQPAAATEKEPRPKRADAQRKMAALLKAAMEVFATSGVDAPVREIAERAGVGLGTVYRHFPQRSDLIAAVFRNNVDTCADAAPALASQYPPTEALSQWLQRYMEFIGTKRGLAKALYCDPAYSTLPEYFNKRLRPALIGLLDTAVAAKAVRPGIDADDLLIAVANLCSAGYGRDPEHPRRMVELLIDGLRFRAEKDA, via the coding sequence ATGAAAAAAGAAAAAACAATCCAACCCGCTGCCGCTACCGAGAAGGAGCCGCGCCCAAAGCGGGCCGACGCTCAGCGCAAGATGGCCGCCCTGCTGAAGGCAGCGATGGAGGTCTTCGCTACCTCGGGCGTGGATGCTCCGGTGCGCGAGATCGCCGAACGGGCGGGCGTCGGGCTGGGCACCGTCTATCGGCACTTTCCGCAGCGATCGGACCTGATCGCTGCCGTCTTTCGAAACAACGTGGACACCTGCGCGGACGCCGCACCAGCGCTCGCCAGCCAGTATCCGCCGACAGAGGCCCTGTCCCAGTGGCTGCAGCGCTATATGGAGTTCATCGGCACCAAGCGCGGGCTTGCGAAGGCGCTGTACTGCGACCCCGCCTACAGCACCCTACCGGAATACTTCAACAAGCGCCTCCGCCCGGCGCTCATAGGCCTGCTCGATACTGCGGTCGCGGCGAAGGCAGTGCGTCCGGGCATCGACGCAGACGACCTGCTGATCGCGGTGGCGAACCTGTGCAGCGCAGGCTATGGACGCGATCCGGAGCATCCGCGACGGATGGTCGAGTTGCTCATCGATGGCCTGCGCTTCCGCGCGGAGAAAGACGCCTGA
- the mqnC gene encoding cyclic dehypoxanthinyl futalosine synthase: MGITRQQALDCFASDDLIGIGMEADAVRRRLHPEGVVSYIIDRNINYTNFCTEYCTFCAFYRPLKGKLAAEGYILDFDTIYDKIRETVEMGGTGVLMQGGIHPDLKIDWFESLFTGIKQRFPSIWLHCLSASEILAIAEYSELDLRTTIARLRDAGLDSIPGGGAEILDDEVRARIARLKCRTEDWVSVHRTAHALGMRTTATMMFGVGETMAQRVNHFEVVRQLQEETGGFTAFIPWSFQPNNTALGGRGWDEATSVEYLKTLAISRLYLDNIENVQSSWVTQGLKVLQMGLRFGGNDVGSVMLEENVVKAAGTANCTTEEELRRIIRDAGFKPVQRDTLYRTMFLN; the protein is encoded by the coding sequence ATGGGCATTACTCGCCAGCAAGCTCTTGATTGTTTTGCTTCTGATGACCTGATCGGCATCGGGATGGAGGCCGACGCGGTACGACGCCGCCTGCATCCCGAAGGCGTGGTCAGCTACATCATCGATCGCAACATCAACTACACAAACTTCTGCACAGAGTACTGCACCTTCTGCGCCTTCTACCGGCCGCTCAAGGGCAAGCTCGCCGCCGAAGGCTACATCCTCGACTTCGACACCATCTACGACAAGATCCGCGAGACCGTCGAGATGGGCGGCACCGGCGTCCTCATGCAGGGCGGCATCCACCCCGACCTCAAGATCGACTGGTTCGAGTCCCTCTTCACCGGCATCAAGCAGCGCTTCCCGAGCATCTGGCTGCACTGCCTCTCCGCATCCGAAATCCTCGCCATCGCCGAGTACTCCGAGCTCGACCTCCGCACCACCATCGCCCGTCTCCGCGACGCCGGCCTCGACAGCATCCCCGGCGGCGGCGCCGAGATTCTCGACGACGAGGTCCGCGCCCGCATCGCCCGCCTCAAGTGCCGCACCGAAGACTGGGTCAGCGTCCACCGCACCGCCCACGCCCTCGGCATGCGCACCACCGCCACCATGATGTTCGGCGTCGGCGAGACAATGGCCCAGCGCGTTAACCACTTCGAAGTCGTCCGCCAGTTACAAGAAGAAACCGGCGGCTTCACGGCCTTCATCCCCTGGAGCTTCCAGCCCAACAACACCGCTCTCGGCGGCCGCGGCTGGGACGAGGCCACCAGCGTCGAGTACCTAAAAACCCTCGCCATCTCCCGCCTCTACCTCGACAACATCGAGAACGTCCAAAGCTCCTGGGTCACGCAAGGCCTCAAGGTCCTCCAGATGGGCCTCCGCTTCGGCGGCAACGACGTCGGCAGTGTCATGCTCGAAGAAAACGTAGTGAAGGCCGCGGGCACCGCCAACTGCACCACCGAAGAAGAGCTCCGCCGCATCATCCGCGACGCCGGCTTCAAACCCGTCCAGCGCGACACCCTCTACCGCACCATGTTCTTGAATTAA
- a CDS encoding BrnT family toxin: MDVYYLYRGETFVWDGLKAAKNRAKHGVRFETACEVFFDRAFVLEDASVDGETRVAVIGNTTESRLLYVVHVEREDLYLRLISAREATKREEKIYYEDSR; this comes from the coding sequence GTGGACGTCTACTACCTGTACCGCGGAGAAACCTTCGTATGGGATGGACTCAAGGCTGCTAAGAACCGAGCGAAACATGGTGTGCGGTTTGAGACAGCCTGTGAGGTGTTCTTCGATCGTGCCTTTGTTTTGGAAGATGCGAGCGTTGATGGAGAGACGCGCGTTGCGGTTATCGGCAATACAACGGAAAGCAGACTGCTCTACGTCGTCCACGTGGAACGCGAAGACCTGTATCTAAGACTGATCTCAGCGAGAGAAGCAACAAAGAGAGAGGAGAAAATCTACTATGAAGACAGCCGCTGA
- a CDS encoding VWA domain-containing protein — translation MNPSHLARCLVALSIPATLLVAQQPYVLKLNTQEVALNFHAEDASGRTIPNLALADLRLRDNGKPPDKITLFTHSQNLPLRVAIVFDESASMAGYLSPRRVAQQLAATAIQSDKDQAMVVRFDFETQIQQPWTSDPAILIHAAAHVTDKNGTRLGGTAIWDTLYRVCRDHIPAQTPGAEVSANAILLFTDGDDNWSHARPQDVIDICTQRETPIYPFMLFGKEHFDKGQGLLRQLAEHTGGKVFYQQIGHTTMADSILQINQDLRDRYTLVYRPHALKLNSSFHTIKLDTPAKATQINVRDGYFAEP, via the coding sequence ATGAATCCATCTCATCTAGCCCGTTGTCTCGTTGCGCTCTCCATCCCCGCGACACTACTCGTCGCCCAGCAGCCCTACGTCCTCAAGCTCAACACGCAGGAGGTCGCCCTCAACTTCCACGCCGAGGACGCCTCCGGCCGTACCATCCCCAACCTCGCGCTCGCCGACCTCCGTCTCCGCGACAACGGCAAGCCCCCCGACAAGATCACCCTCTTCACCCACAGCCAAAATCTCCCCCTCCGCGTAGCCATCGTCTTCGACGAAAGCGCTTCCATGGCAGGCTACCTCTCTCCCCGTCGTGTCGCGCAGCAGCTTGCCGCTACCGCCATCCAGTCCGACAAAGATCAGGCCATGGTCGTCCGCTTCGACTTCGAAACCCAGATCCAGCAGCCCTGGACCAGCGACCCCGCCATCCTCATCCACGCCGCCGCGCACGTCACCGACAAGAACGGCACCCGCCTCGGCGGCACCGCCATCTGGGACACCCTCTACCGCGTCTGCCGCGATCACATCCCCGCCCAGACACCGGGCGCCGAAGTCTCCGCCAACGCCATCCTCCTCTTCACCGACGGCGACGACAACTGGAGCCACGCCCGCCCCCAGGACGTCATCGACATCTGCACCCAGCGCGAGACCCCCATCTACCCCTTCATGCTCTTCGGCAAAGAACACTTCGACAAAGGCCAGGGCCTCCTCCGTCAACTCGCCGAGCACACCGGCGGCAAGGTCTTCTACCAGCAGATCGGTCACACCACCATGGCCGACTCCATCCTGCAAATCAACCAGGACCTCCGCGACCGCTACACCCTCGTCTACCGACCGCACGCGCTCAAGCTCAACAGCAGCTTCCACACCATCAAGCTCGACACACCCGCCAAAGCCACGCAGATCAACGTCCGCGACGGCTACTTCGCCGAGCCTTAG
- a CDS encoding DUF885 domain-containing protein encodes MPKLTGFWCSALSFALMPGLVSSIAMQSAVAQGPAKMVAENVAAQNALFEEYYQNGLKNSPLRATGVGDYRYNDQLGDFSLAQIAREHAEGDAFLVRLRAIPTTGMGDKDLLSHELLERQIVRSDVNYELKNYEMPVNQQNGIHTELADLPLQVPLDSVKHYEDYIARLRQIPRALQQTMEVMRAGERDHLMPPKVIVDKLPGQCDGIIAANPFLLPTKKYPMSIPGAEQQRLTAEMTKVVNDEVFPAYRAFAKFLREEYDPQGRVSLSIESLPDGKRRYAEAVKSMTTIDITPAEVHALGLSEVKRITAEMTALAKAQGYPDLASFRAAINSDPKWKPTSEAQIVADFKHYIDQMEPKLPELFNLLPKAPVTVEAIPDFDAAAATHYVRGTPDGRRPGRVVVAVADPTHRTLVLDEAVAYHEGVPGHHLQISVAQQLTGLPKFRLHSGYSAYTEGWALYAEQLGKEIGFYQNPVSDYGRLNSELFRAVRLVVDTGIHDQGWTRQQVIDYMHANDVNDVLAQSETDRYIAWPGQALAYKMGQLKILELRARAKKELGPKFDIKAFHDEILDGGALPLDLLETRVDAWIKVQAGKS; translated from the coding sequence ATGCCAAAACTTACAGGATTCTGGTGTTCCGCCCTTTCGTTTGCCCTGATGCCGGGGCTGGTGTCGTCCATCGCAATGCAGAGTGCCGTGGCGCAGGGGCCGGCGAAGATGGTGGCGGAGAATGTGGCCGCGCAGAACGCGCTGTTTGAGGAGTACTACCAGAATGGGCTGAAGAACTCGCCGCTGCGGGCGACGGGGGTTGGGGACTATCGGTACAACGATCAACTGGGGGATTTTTCGCTGGCGCAGATTGCGCGTGAGCATGCCGAGGGCGATGCGTTTTTGGTGCGGCTGCGGGCGATTCCGACGACCGGGATGGGCGACAAGGATTTGCTGTCGCATGAGCTGCTGGAGCGGCAGATTGTTCGCAGCGATGTGAACTATGAGCTGAAGAACTATGAGATGCCGGTGAACCAGCAGAACGGCATCCACACGGAGCTGGCGGATTTGCCGTTGCAGGTGCCGCTGGATTCGGTGAAGCACTATGAGGACTACATCGCGCGGCTGCGGCAGATTCCTCGGGCGCTGCAGCAGACGATGGAGGTGATGCGTGCGGGTGAGCGTGACCACCTGATGCCTCCGAAGGTGATTGTGGACAAGCTGCCGGGGCAGTGCGATGGGATTATTGCGGCGAACCCGTTTCTGCTGCCGACGAAGAAGTATCCGATGAGCATACCGGGGGCGGAGCAGCAGCGGCTGACGGCGGAGATGACGAAGGTGGTGAACGATGAAGTGTTCCCGGCGTATCGCGCGTTTGCGAAGTTCTTGCGCGAGGAGTATGACCCGCAGGGGCGTGTGAGCCTGTCCATTGAGAGCCTGCCGGATGGGAAGCGGCGCTATGCGGAGGCCGTGAAGTCGATGACGACGATCGACATTACGCCGGCGGAGGTTCATGCGCTGGGGCTGAGCGAGGTGAAGCGCATTACGGCGGAGATGACCGCGCTGGCCAAGGCGCAGGGGTATCCGGACTTGGCGAGCTTTCGCGCGGCGATCAACAGCGATCCGAAGTGGAAGCCGACGAGCGAGGCGCAGATTGTGGCGGACTTCAAGCACTACATCGACCAGATGGAGCCGAAGCTGCCGGAGCTGTTCAACCTGCTACCGAAGGCTCCGGTGACGGTAGAGGCGATTCCGGACTTTGATGCAGCGGCGGCGACGCATTATGTGCGAGGGACTCCGGATGGAAGGCGGCCGGGGCGCGTGGTGGTGGCGGTGGCTGACCCGACGCACAGGACTCTGGTGCTGGATGAGGCGGTGGCGTATCACGAGGGCGTGCCGGGGCACCATCTGCAGATTTCGGTGGCGCAGCAGTTGACGGGGTTGCCGAAGTTTCGACTGCATAGCGGGTACTCGGCTTATACGGAGGGCTGGGCGTTGTATGCGGAGCAACTAGGTAAGGAGATCGGGTTCTATCAGAACCCGGTGTCGGACTATGGGCGGCTGAACTCGGAGCTGTTTCGCGCGGTAAGGCTGGTGGTGGATACGGGCATCCATGACCAGGGATGGACGCGGCAGCAGGTGATCGACTACATGCACGCCAACGATGTGAACGATGTGCTGGCGCAGAGCGAGACCGACCGCTACATTGCGTGGCCGGGGCAGGCGCTGGCGTACAAGATGGGGCAGCTGAAGATTCTGGAGCTGCGGGCGCGTGCGAAGAAAGAGCTGGGGCCGAAGTTCGACATCAAGGCGTTCCATGACGAGATTCTGGATGGAGGGGCGCTACCGCTGGATTTGTTGGAGACGCGGGTGGATGCCTGGATCAAGGTGCAGGCAGGGAAGAGCTAA
- a CDS encoding cellulose synthase family protein — protein sequence MPSLLPSRLHALAFFFISQHGLGHYWKTHYADHTFRGVYRWNAFDVSMLVPYFVVMVILAFYGIHRYQLVWLYYRNKRNEAKSNQPPATFTEEQLPFVTIQLPIYNEQFVIDRLLDACCRLDYPRDRFEIQLLDDSTDETVDVASAMVARFAAGTQGLDPQPVFYLHRTNRHGYKAGALEEGLKSSRGELIAIFDADFVPPPDWLRKVVHHFAEEKVGMVQTRWTHLNRNYSFLTQVEAILLDGHFVLEHGGRSRAGVFFNFNGTAGMWRRAAIDEAGGWEHDTLTEDTDLSYRAQLKGWKFKYLQDVECPAELPIEMTAFKTQQARWAKGLIQVGKKSLPGILRSDISAHQKLEAWYHLTANISYPLMIVLSVLLMPAMIIRSWQGPLQMLLIDLPLFMASTMSVSTFYLVSQKELFPKTWWKTFLYVPFLMALGVGLTITNTKAVLEALVGHKTAFARTPKYRVQKKGEKSQAKKYRKRLGIIPWIELAIGTYFALTVWYAISTENYFTVPFLLLFVLGYWITGFLSIFQGLFERRGAQGEEMHEKPYPVGI from the coding sequence ATGCCCAGCCTACTGCCCAGCCGACTTCACGCACTCGCGTTCTTCTTCATCTCGCAGCACGGCCTCGGCCACTACTGGAAGACCCACTACGCCGACCACACCTTCCGCGGCGTCTATCGCTGGAACGCTTTTGACGTCTCCATGCTGGTCCCGTACTTCGTCGTCATGGTCATCCTGGCCTTCTACGGCATCCACCGCTACCAGCTCGTCTGGCTCTACTACCGCAACAAGCGCAACGAGGCCAAATCCAACCAGCCTCCGGCCACATTCACTGAAGAGCAGCTCCCCTTCGTCACCATCCAACTCCCCATCTACAACGAGCAGTTCGTCATCGACCGCCTCCTCGACGCCTGCTGCCGCCTCGACTACCCCCGCGACCGCTTCGAGATCCAACTCCTCGACGACTCTACCGACGAGACCGTCGACGTCGCCAGCGCCATGGTCGCCCGCTTCGCCGCAGGCACGCAGGGCCTCGACCCGCAGCCCGTCTTCTACCTTCACCGCACCAACCGCCACGGCTACAAAGCCGGAGCCCTCGAAGAAGGCCTCAAGTCCTCCCGCGGCGAGCTCATCGCCATCTTCGACGCCGACTTCGTCCCTCCCCCCGACTGGCTCCGCAAAGTAGTCCACCACTTCGCCGAAGAAAAGGTCGGTATGGTGCAGACCCGCTGGACTCATCTCAACCGCAACTACAGCTTCCTCACGCAGGTGGAAGCCATCCTCCTCGACGGGCATTTTGTTCTGGAGCACGGAGGCCGCAGCCGCGCTGGCGTCTTCTTCAACTTCAACGGCACCGCCGGCATGTGGCGTCGCGCCGCCATCGACGAGGCCGGTGGCTGGGAGCACGACACCCTCACCGAGGACACCGACCTCAGCTACCGAGCGCAGCTCAAAGGCTGGAAGTTCAAATACCTCCAGGACGTCGAGTGCCCTGCCGAACTCCCCATCGAGATGACCGCCTTCAAAACCCAGCAGGCGCGCTGGGCGAAGGGCCTCATCCAGGTCGGCAAAAAGTCCCTGCCCGGCATCCTCCGCTCCGACATCTCCGCGCACCAGAAGCTCGAAGCCTGGTACCACCTCACCGCCAACATCAGCTACCCGCTCATGATCGTCCTCAGCGTGCTGCTGATGCCTGCCATGATCATCCGCAGCTGGCAGGGTCCCCTGCAGATGCTCCTCATCGACCTGCCGCTCTTCATGGCCTCCACCATGTCGGTCTCCACCTTCTACCTCGTCAGCCAGAAGGAGCTCTTCCCCAAGACCTGGTGGAAGACCTTCCTCTACGTCCCGTTCTTGATGGCGCTCGGCGTCGGCCTCACCATCACCAACACCAAGGCCGTCCTCGAAGCCCTCGTAGGCCACAAGACCGCCTTCGCCCGCACCCCCAAGTACCGAGTCCAGAAGAAGGGTGAAAAGTCACAGGCCAAGAAGTACCGCAAGCGCCTCGGCATCATCCCCTGGATCGAGCTGGCCATCGGCACCTACTTCGCGCTCACGGTCTGGTACGCCATCTCCACCGAAAACTACTTCACGGTCCCCTTCCTGTTGCTCTTCGTACTGGGCTACTGGATCACCGGCTTCCTCAGCATCTTCCAGGGCCTCTTCGAACGCCGCGGCGCTCAAGGCGAAGAGATGCACGAAAAACCCTACCCCGTAGGCATCTAA
- a CDS encoding HTH domain-containing protein, with the protein MATQMSWREAAIEVLKDKPEGMLYTEITQQIIDRGLRTKLGATPDSSLNTTLSESIRWDGANTPFERIGPGRYRLRSTSAGALPSAVPPALASLEAEEIEEKKETTGLINAFGMFWSREKVQWATSTINLFGKRDLRSDTVDFSDQRGVYLLYDRGEVIYVGRAIDRGIGVRLREHVFDRLSGRWDRFSWFGVYKVSDNGSLNSSEQNYDRGLLIATMEALLIEAVEPRQNRRGGDRFSAVEFIQVEDPEIEKAKRKAVLADLQAKL; encoded by the coding sequence TTGGCAACGCAGATGAGCTGGAGAGAGGCTGCTATTGAAGTTCTCAAGGATAAGCCTGAGGGAATGCTATATACGGAGATTACTCAGCAGATCATCGACCGAGGGCTTCGCACAAAGCTCGGAGCGACGCCAGATTCCAGCCTCAACACGACCCTATCCGAATCAATTCGCTGGGATGGTGCCAATACGCCCTTTGAGCGGATAGGGCCAGGCCGATATCGTTTGAGATCCACTTCAGCGGGAGCCCTACCTAGCGCTGTCCCTCCTGCTCTCGCTTCTTTAGAAGCGGAAGAAATTGAGGAGAAAAAGGAAACTACTGGACTGATTAATGCATTCGGCATGTTTTGGTCTCGAGAGAAAGTCCAATGGGCCACATCTACTATCAATCTTTTCGGGAAGCGTGATTTGAGAAGCGACACGGTGGATTTTTCTGACCAGCGAGGCGTCTATCTCTTATACGACCGCGGAGAAGTTATCTATGTGGGCCGAGCCATTGATCGTGGGATTGGTGTTCGCTTGCGAGAACATGTTTTTGATCGGTTGAGCGGACGGTGGGATCGCTTCTCTTGGTTCGGTGTGTACAAAGTTTCCGACAACGGGAGTTTGAACTCTTCCGAACAGAACTATGATCGCGGTCTCCTGATCGCCACGATGGAAGCGCTTCTGATAGAAGCGGTTGAGCCACGGCAGAATCGGCGGGGAGGGGATAGATTCAGCGCCGTCGAGTTCATTCAGGTAGAAGATCCGGAAATTGAAAAGGCAAAGAGGAAAGCCGTTCTAGCTGATCTACAAGCCAAGCTGTAG
- a CDS encoding type II toxin-antitoxin system VapC family toxin: MRYLLDSNVLYWYITDRSRLTRRVEPLLDDAHNDLYVSSASLWELSIKIAKSRLAVPGNTVLSLYEQVDRLGITVLPISRAHILRTETLPHHHGDPFDRIIIAQALEEGFTILTADADIPQYAAPVIWK, from the coding sequence TTGAGATATCTGCTCGACTCGAACGTGCTGTACTGGTACATCACCGACCGCAGCCGCCTTACAAGGCGGGTTGAGCCACTGCTGGATGATGCTCACAACGACCTCTACGTGAGCTCCGCCTCGCTCTGGGAGCTCTCCATTAAGATCGCAAAAAGCCGACTCGCCGTTCCCGGCAATACCGTCCTCTCTCTGTACGAGCAGGTAGACCGTCTCGGCATAACAGTCCTCCCCATCAGCCGCGCTCACATCCTCCGCACCGAAACCCTGCCACACCATCACGGCGACCCCTTCGACCGCATAATCATCGCGCAAGCCCTTGAAGAAGGATTCACCATCCTCACCGCCGACGCCGACATCCCGCAATACGCCGCACCTGTCATCTGGAAGTGA
- a CDS encoding glycoside hydrolase family 28 protein: MRLAALALLAATAAVPAFAAKTCDVRHFGATGDGTTKDTAALQKAIDACANTGGTVTITPGTYLTGPIELKSKLTLDIQKGATLLGSPDRADFGPFTFAGKQTVLPLVRSDNASDITITGGGTIDGNGHIWWDYVKGVKDSGVLGTDHPRPMGMLLQHSHHIVIQDITVQNSGFWQIVPYYSTNLKFLNMRILAPKSPNTDAIDPFSSSHILIDHVFSSIGDDNIAIKSGAINSPGPDSPSHDITIRDCTFERGHGLSIGSEIAGGVYNVHAERIHFNGTDQGIRIKANRDRGHDVSNITFKGLDMVNVRTAILISEYYPKVYPEGDVAAAPIGRLTPFFHNIRITNVKATGSNVAGVIVGLPESPVKDIVLKNVDIQAKTGMKIAYANVILDNVKVTAAAGEAITISPTAKVTRK; this comes from the coding sequence ATGCGTTTGGCAGCACTCGCTCTCCTCGCCGCAACCGCAGCCGTCCCCGCCTTCGCGGCCAAAACCTGCGATGTCCGCCACTTCGGCGCCACCGGCGACGGCACCACCAAGGACACCGCCGCCCTCCAGAAGGCCATCGACGCCTGCGCCAACACCGGCGGCACCGTCACCATCACGCCCGGCACCTACCTCACCGGCCCCATCGAGCTTAAATCGAAGCTCACCCTCGACATCCAGAAGGGCGCCACGCTCCTCGGCTCCCCTGACCGCGCCGACTTCGGCCCCTTCACCTTCGCCGGCAAGCAGACCGTCCTCCCGCTCGTCCGCTCCGACAATGCCAGCGACATCACCATCACCGGCGGCGGCACCATCGACGGCAACGGCCACATCTGGTGGGACTACGTCAAAGGCGTCAAGGACTCCGGCGTCCTCGGCACCGATCACCCCCGCCCCATGGGCATGCTCCTCCAGCACTCCCACCACATCGTCATTCAGGACATCACGGTACAAAACTCCGGCTTCTGGCAGATCGTCCCCTACTACTCCACCAACCTCAAGTTCCTCAACATGCGCATCCTGGCTCCCAAGTCTCCAAACACGGACGCCATCGACCCCTTCAGCAGCTCGCACATCCTCATCGACCACGTCTTCTCCTCCATCGGCGACGACAACATCGCCATCAAGTCCGGCGCCATCAACTCCCCCGGTCCCGACTCGCCCAGCCACGACATCACCATCCGCGACTGCACCTTCGAGCGCGGCCACGGCCTCTCCATCGGCTCCGAGATCGCCGGCGGCGTCTACAACGTCCACGCCGAGCGCATCCACTTCAACGGCACCGACCAGGGCATCCGCATCAAGGCCAACCGCGACCGTGGCCACGACGTCTCCAACATCACCTTCAAGGGCCTCGACATGGTCAACGTCCGCACCGCCATCCTCATCTCCGAGTACTACCCCAAGGTCTACCCCGAAGGCGACGTCGCCGCAGCCCCCATCGGCCGCCTCACCCCGTTCTTCCACAACATCCGCATCACCAACGTCAAAGCCACCGGCAGCAACGTCGCTGGCGTCATCGTCGGTCTCCCCGAGTCCCCCGTCAAGGACATCGTCCTTAAAAACGTCGACATCCAGGCCAAAACCGGCATGAAGATCGCCTACGCCAACGTCATCCTCGACAACGTCAAGGTCACCGCCGCAGCAGGCGAAGCTATCACCATCTCGCCCACCGCGAAGGTTACTCGCAAGTAA
- a CDS encoding DUF167 domain-containing protein — MIGELGVRDAPGGCVVPVRVHPGAKRDAVTGTHDGAVKIALTSPPVDGRANEALVAFVAKRLGVARGQVTLLTGASSRMKTLRVVGLSAEEVSAKLLTELA, encoded by the coding sequence GTGATTGGCGAGCTGGGTGTGCGGGATGCTCCGGGTGGATGCGTGGTGCCGGTGCGGGTGCATCCGGGGGCGAAGCGGGATGCGGTGACGGGAACCCACGATGGGGCGGTGAAGATCGCGCTGACGAGTCCGCCGGTCGATGGGCGTGCGAATGAGGCGCTGGTGGCGTTTGTGGCGAAGCGGCTGGGTGTGGCGCGGGGGCAGGTGACTCTGCTGACCGGGGCGAGCAGTCGCATGAAGACGCTGCGCGTGGTGGGGCTGAGTGCGGAGGAGGTATCCGCAAAGCTGCTGACGGAGCTGGCCTGA